The following proteins are encoded in a genomic region of Mahella australiensis 50-1 BON:
- a CDS encoding glycosyltransferase family 2 protein, whose product MSKPLISLCMIVKDEQDSLARCLTSVKGIVDEMIVVDTGSSDTTINIARDFGCKVYQVPWNNDFSQARNVAMDKANGEWILLMDADEELVEEDCRKVIGLTHEDAEGYFFQVLSYIGEYAGSDVVSNLNLKLVRNCEQYRFIGAIHEQLASVITRVNPEAKLRISDVRVYHYGYLRYNVEKQHKRQRNIAILEEQLVRYPGEAFIMYNLGNEYFALGNYEKALNLYKEVLKDLNPHLGYASKIYIQATLCLQRLGRYGEALEIIQKGLKDFPKLTDLVYIKSDIYHQLGLYSQALRGFKQCVDMGEAPLLYAFLLGVGGYRSYAAMGEIYEELKDYEMAYKHYLYALQQKPDFLEPIYRIGHILFLLLEPEQALNKLEQYFDSTANSKLILADILFCEHRYDISIDYIEKAAQDIELSPKFLYLKAQCLMHLDRFEEAYRCLIDIPSDIPYYPAALKDIVWCFWMQQQWEDAEVAIYFMEQQSLPSHIIDVYKAFFAILKQSDAIQALSGGDESSREYEKIIFEILDRLLGFKRFELFERALNLLNLIDSDDVLMQLGKLYYRYGYSVLAREELLRSIKAFEVYDGESLDMLKSLLGQKV is encoded by the coding sequence ATGTCAAAGCCATTAATAAGCCTTTGCATGATAGTAAAGGATGAGCAGGATAGCCTTGCCAGGTGCCTTACCAGTGTTAAAGGTATTGTCGATGAAATGATCGTAGTAGACACCGGTTCTTCGGACACCACCATAAATATAGCCAGGGACTTCGGATGTAAAGTATATCAGGTGCCTTGGAATAATGACTTCAGTCAAGCGAGAAATGTAGCTATGGATAAAGCTAATGGGGAATGGATATTGCTTATGGACGCTGACGAGGAGCTGGTCGAAGAGGATTGCCGAAAAGTAATCGGTCTGACGCATGAGGACGCCGAAGGTTATTTCTTTCAAGTTCTGAGTTATATAGGGGAGTACGCCGGTTCCGATGTGGTCAGCAACCTGAACCTGAAATTAGTGCGAAATTGCGAACAATACAGATTTATAGGTGCTATACACGAACAATTGGCCTCTGTGATCACGCGTGTTAATCCGGAGGCTAAGCTTAGAATATCCGATGTAAGGGTATACCATTACGGTTATTTGCGCTATAATGTGGAAAAGCAGCATAAAAGGCAGCGAAATATAGCCATATTGGAAGAACAGTTAGTACGTTATCCGGGTGAAGCGTTTATTATGTATAATCTTGGTAATGAATATTTTGCTTTAGGCAACTATGAGAAGGCCTTAAATTTATATAAGGAGGTTCTTAAAGATTTAAACCCTCATCTGGGCTATGCATCCAAGATATATATACAAGCGACATTGTGTCTCCAAAGGTTGGGTAGATATGGTGAAGCTTTGGAGATAATCCAAAAGGGGCTTAAAGATTTCCCGAAGCTTACAGATCTCGTATATATTAAGTCGGATATATATCATCAGTTAGGATTGTATTCCCAAGCTTTAAGGGGATTTAAACAGTGCGTTGACATGGGCGAGGCCCCACTGCTTTACGCATTTTTGCTCGGCGTCGGAGGATATCGATCCTATGCCGCTATGGGTGAAATATATGAGGAGCTTAAGGATTATGAGATGGCATATAAGCATTATCTTTACGCACTACAGCAAAAACCGGATTTTCTTGAGCCGATCTATAGAATAGGTCATATATTATTCTTGCTGCTGGAGCCTGAGCAGGCATTGAATAAATTAGAACAATATTTTGACAGTACGGCTAATTCGAAGTTGATTTTAGCAGATATACTGTTTTGCGAGCATCGATACGATATATCTATCGATTATATCGAAAAAGCTGCTCAAGATATAGAGCTTTCTCCTAAATTCCTTTATTTGAAAGCGCAGTGTCTCATGCATTTGGATAGGTTTGAAGAGGCCTATAGGTGCTTGATCGATATACCGTCCGATATACCGTATTATCCTGCGGCATTGAAGGATATAGTATGGTGTTTCTGGATGCAGCAGCAATGGGAGGATGCCGAAGTAGCCATATATTTTATGGAACAGCAATCGCTGCCCAGCCACATTATAGATGTGTATAAGGCGTTTTTTGCCATCTTAAAGCAGAGCGATGCGATACAGGCATTGTCCGGTGGCGACGAGTCATCTCGTGAATATGAAAAAATCATCTTTGAAATACTGGATAGGCTGCTGGGCTTTAAAAGATTTGAACTGTTTGAACGCGCCCTCAATTTGCTTAACCTTATAGACAGCGACGACGTGTTGATGCAACTCGGTAAGCTCTATTATAGGTACGGCTATAGCGTTCTGGCGAGAGAAGAGCTGTTGCGTTCCATAAAGGCTTTTGAGGTTTACGACGGCGAGAGCTTGGATATGCTTAAATCGTTGCTTGGACAAAAGGTTTAG
- the miaA gene encoding tRNA (adenosine(37)-N6)-dimethylallyltransferase MiaA: protein MQKPLIVIVGPTAVGKTDVAIEVAQRINGSIISADATQVYKYMDIGSAKPTPEERKGIPHYMIDVVTPDEAFSVALFQRMAEQCIDEIIAHGRMPMLVGGTGLYINSMVYNLDFSEGAPDAELRENLRHKAREYGADALYDELASVDPDAAARISRNDLKRIIRALEVYYKTGRPISYYQQRSKSVPPRYNAVMIGLTMDRQRLYNRIEQRVDAMMAKGLLEEVKWLKANGYADNPVAMQAVGYKELLAYLKGLCTLDEAVMLIKRNTRRLAKRQWTWFNRDKNIRWFNVDEFESKGELVEHILEYIV, encoded by the coding sequence ATGCAAAAACCGTTGATAGTTATAGTGGGGCCTACCGCTGTGGGAAAGACCGACGTTGCCATAGAAGTCGCGCAAAGGATAAACGGTTCTATTATATCGGCCGACGCGACACAGGTATATAAATATATGGATATAGGTTCGGCTAAACCGACGCCGGAGGAGCGAAAGGGTATACCGCATTATATGATAGATGTGGTAACGCCCGACGAGGCTTTTAGCGTTGCACTATTCCAACGCATGGCCGAACAATGCATAGATGAAATAATAGCCCATGGACGCATGCCTATGCTGGTGGGGGGCACAGGATTGTATATAAATTCTATGGTATATAATCTGGATTTCAGCGAAGGTGCGCCTGATGCGGAATTGCGGGAAAATTTGCGGCATAAAGCTCGGGAATACGGGGCTGATGCCTTATACGACGAGTTGGCCAGTGTAGATCCCGATGCGGCAGCAAGAATAAGCCGCAATGATCTTAAGCGGATAATACGGGCGCTGGAGGTATACTATAAGACGGGACGGCCGATATCGTATTATCAGCAGCGTTCAAAAAGCGTGCCGCCGCGTTATAATGCTGTTATGATAGGCCTCACTATGGACCGCCAACGTCTTTACAACAGGATAGAGCAGCGCGTCGATGCCATGATGGCAAAAGGGCTGCTCGAAGAGGTAAAGTGGCTTAAAGCTAACGGCTATGCTGATAATCCGGTGGCTATGCAGGCAGTCGGCTATAAAGAGCTGTTGGCGTACTTGAAGGGATTATGCACATTGGATGAGGCGGTTATGTTGATAAAGCGCAATACGCGCAGGCTGGCCAAGCGCCAATGGACATGGTTTAACAGGGATAAAAACATACGTTGGTTTAATGTAGATGAGTTTGAATCAAAAGGCGAACTGGTGGAGCACATCTTAGAATATATCGTTTGA
- a CDS encoding DUF6385 domain-containing protein: MPNNLVFNNVASQLQTTINGVDGGGIARPILTATDGRLDLGSVTVTAAAFDIRPLTDADVVTVTAIAFDIRPLTDADVVTVTATDLDIRPLTDADVVTVTAIAFDIRPLTDADVVTVTATDFDIRPLTAAADSVELGARAFTETNTGIDGVVGTGTVLQTDTSQYSLYSFYVNNTGEAAITVQLQISPTETDAYFVDDGSGPVSVEAGQKAVLVAKNFLRYTRVYYDSGTDTATAEFYFNGQV; the protein is encoded by the coding sequence ATGCCCAATAATCTTGTATTCAACAATGTGGCCAGCCAATTGCAGACCACTATTAACGGTGTGGATGGCGGCGGTATTGCCAGGCCTATATTAACCGCTACGGATGGGCGATTGGATCTGGGCTCTGTAACGGTGACTGCGGCAGCCTTCGATATACGTCCGCTGACAGATGCCGATGTGGTAACGGTAACCGCCATAGCCTTTGATATACGTCCACTGACAGACGCCGATGTAGTGACAGTAACGGCTACCGACCTTGATATACGTCCGTTAACAGATGCCGATGTGGTAACGGTAACCGCCATAGCCTTTGATATACGTCCACTGACAGACGCCGATGTAGTGACAGTGACGGCTACCGACTTCGATATACGTCCGTTGACAGCTGCCGCTGACAGCGTAGAGCTGGGAGCCAGGGCTTTTACCGAAACCAATACTGGTATAGATGGGGTGGTAGGTACTGGTACGGTGTTGCAGACAGACACCTCGCAGTATTCGCTGTATAGTTTTTATGTCAACAATACCGGTGAGGCTGCCATAACGGTTCAGTTGCAAATAAGCCCTACCGAGACAGACGCCTACTTTGTCGATGATGGCAGCGGTCCTGTAAGCGTAGAGGCCGGTCAAAAAGCGGTATTGGTGGCAAAGAATTTCCTGCGCTATACGAGGGTTTATTATGATAGTGGCACGGACACCGCTACGGCCGAATTTTATTTTAATGGCCAGGTTTAA